GGGACCCGGACGTGGTGGCGGCCCTCGCCTCGAGCGCAGTGCAGCGCGCCATCGCCGACGAGCTCGACTCGGACGAAGAGGCCGCCGAGCTCCAGGAAGCCACCGAGGCTTGAGCTTCTTCGATTCCATCGAAAGCCTTCGCTGCGGGTGGGTGGACAAGGTCCTTGGCCGTCAGTAAGATGGGGCGGCCCTGCTTGCCTCGATCCGAGGCCTCACGAGAGGAACCCGCCCGATGATGACCACCGACCCCACCCATCTGGCCGCGAAGATCAGGGAGATTCCCGACTTCCCCAAGCCCGGCGTGGTCTTCAAGGACATCACCCCCCTGATGCAGGATCCTCAGGCCTTCCGCGAGGTGATCGATCGGGTGGTCGAGCATTTCAAGGGCGCGCGCATCGACCAGGTGCTCGGCATCGAGTCCCGCGGCTTCATCTTCGGCGCGGCGATCGCCTACGCCCTGGGGGCAGGCTTCGTTCCGGTCCGCAAGGCGGGTAAGCTGCCTGCCCCGACCCACTCCTGCGAGTACGCCCTGGAGTATGGCACCGACGTCCTCGAGATCCACTGCGACGCGGTGCGGCCCGGCGAGCGGGTCCTCATCATCGACGACGTGCTTGCGACCGGCGGGACGGCCGCGGCGGTCCTGGAGCTCGTGCGCAAGCTCGAAGGGGAAGTTGCGGGCTTCAGCTTCTTGATCGAGCTGTCCTTCCTAAGCGGCCGTGACAAGCTTCAGGGGCACGAGACCTACTCGGTCCTGCGCTACTAATTAGCGGCGCGCTCGCCTCGTGCTCGCGCGCCGCGACGGAAGCGACCGGCGCCTGCACCGCGGCCGCCTGGCGCAGCCCGTCGTCGCGTCGTGCAGGGCCCGGGTACTTTGCGTCATAGAGAACCAGGGCGTTGGTCAGCCCCCAGTGGGGGGACGCCACGATCTTGCCGCGGTAGGCCATGCCGACCGACGGCCCCCCGTCCAGGTTGAGCGCGTCGTGAGCGCCGAGCGTGCGCATGGCCTGCGCCGTCTGGCTCAGGGTCATGCGCGCGGGGAAGCAGGCCACGATGAGGGTCTTGCCCCCCTCGGCGAGTCCGAGCGCCATGCGCGGGTGACGGCCGAACAAGGCGGGGTCCTGGAAGCCTTCGCGCTTGGGCTGGAGCCAGACCTTGCCCTCGCGGACCAGGCGTGGCCCCGAGGTCAGATAGAAGCGCGAATTGCGGTGGTCGGGGCGCCCCTCGACGCGCAGGGTCCGGATTTGCGCCCGGCCGTCGGCACCGATTTTGAAGGCCGTGCCCCGATCGTCCCAGTCCCGGTGCTGGCGCACCCGCCCCTCGCTGACGAGCGTGCCCATGGTGTCGGCGGTGCGGATGCTGAAGAAGGTGCCGTTCACGAGGGCGGCCGCCTGTGACCCCTCGGCCATCCCCGAGAAGCCCTGGCGGCGCTTGAGCGGAACCCCGGTGTCGTAGGCGAAGCGCAGGGCGAGCCGGGTCTTGGGGTCTTCGAGGTCCGCGCGCAGCTGCATGACCGGCCAGGCTTGGCGCCCGACCTTCACCTGCTGGCGCGAGAAGGCGACCGGGGCCGCCGTCGCCTCGGCGCCCGTGAACGCCGGCGCCCCCATCGCGGCGCCGAGCGCGATCGCCAACCACCTAGCCCCTCGCTCCCTCATTCCCACCCTCCTGCCCTCACGCCTCGTCCATGGTCGCGATCGAGCAAGCAACGGGCTTCGGCAAGCCGGATGAGATCCCTTGGTCTAAACCTCTAGCCGCAGGGTATTCTTGAAGGGGAGTGTCCCGCTTCATGAAGGAGGAGCCCGTGATCCGTCGTGTGCTGCTGATGATGCTCGCGCTCGCCCTCCTGGCCCCGGCACCCGCCGTTCAGGCCCAGCGCCCCGAGGCGCCCGAGCGGGGGTTGAAGTTCGTGTCGGCCTCGGGGGCCAAGACGCAGGGTCCCAACGCGGTGGACGGCGATCGCTCGACGGTCTGGGTCGGCCTTGCGCGCCGCACCGACGCCTGGATCACCTTCCAGGTCCGGGGCGAAGCCCCCCTCGAAGGGGTGCGGGTCGCCATGGCCGCCATGCCCGCCAACAC
The nucleotide sequence above comes from bacterium. Encoded proteins:
- a CDS encoding phosphodiester glycosidase family protein: MAIALGAAMGAPAFTGAEATAAPVAFSRQQVKVGRQAWPVMQLRADLEDPKTRLALRFAYDTGVPLKRRQGFSGMAEGSQAAALVNGTFFSIRTADTMGTLVSEGRVRQHRDWDDRGTAFKIGADGRAQIRTLRVEGRPDHRNSRFYLTSGPRLVREGKVWLQPKREGFQDPALFGRHPRMALGLAEGGKTLIVACFPARMTLSQTAQAMRTLGAHDALNLDGGPSVGMAYRGKIVASPHWGLTNALVLYDAKYPGPARRDDGLRQAAAVQAPVASVAAREHEASAPLISSAGPSRSRAPEACHGRLGRTARSRS
- a CDS encoding adenine phosphoribosyltransferase; amino-acid sequence: MTTDPTHLAAKIREIPDFPKPGVVFKDITPLMQDPQAFREVIDRVVEHFKGARIDQVLGIESRGFIFGAAIAYALGAGFVPVRKAGKLPAPTHSCEYALEYGTDVLEIHCDAVRPGERVLIIDDVLATGGTAAAVLELVRKLEGEVAGFSFLIELSFLSGRDKLQGHETYSVLRY